A region of Ochrobactrum quorumnocens DNA encodes the following proteins:
- a CDS encoding AI-2E family transporter: MAKKPAPVRDTTSKTIQQSEAVARDGDIHVNVEVGGFTGSVVRRQAMFWTCTVAIFLLFLVVFSPVLLPFVAGMALAYFLDPVADRLERLGLSRLAATIVILLIFLMILVIGLMIIIPILATQLADFISKLPDYISQLQALMANENSGWLKRYIGIDSSVIQENLSTLLQQGAGFLSTLLQSLWNSGKSLIDIAGLFIVTPVVAFYMLLDWDRMVDRIDSWVPRRQLYTVRGIARDMDAAVAGFVRGQGTLCLILGTYYAIGLTLTGLNFGLLIGFFAGLISFIPYIGSFVGLTLAIGVALVQFWPDWVMIVAVAAVFFLGQFVEGNILQPKLVGSSVGLHPVWLMFALFAFGSLFGFTGMLVAVPAAAAVGVLVRFALNRYLHSPMYDPVYKRPHSDAGPLIEAGENTGKEK, translated from the coding sequence ATGGCCAAGAAACCAGCGCCTGTGCGTGACACGACGAGTAAGACGATACAGCAGTCAGAGGCTGTGGCACGCGATGGCGATATTCACGTGAATGTGGAAGTGGGCGGCTTTACCGGTTCTGTCGTCCGCCGTCAGGCCATGTTCTGGACCTGTACCGTTGCGATATTCCTACTGTTTCTTGTGGTTTTCAGCCCAGTTTTGCTGCCATTCGTAGCGGGTATGGCGCTGGCCTACTTCCTTGATCCTGTGGCCGACAGGCTGGAGCGGTTAGGGTTATCACGACTGGCCGCAACAATTGTCATTCTGCTCATCTTTCTGATGATCCTGGTCATAGGGCTGATGATTATCATCCCGATTCTGGCAACACAGCTCGCGGATTTCATCTCCAAACTGCCGGATTACATCTCGCAGCTTCAGGCTCTGATGGCCAACGAAAATTCCGGTTGGCTGAAGCGCTATATCGGTATCGATAGCTCTGTCATTCAAGAAAATCTCAGCACGTTGCTGCAACAAGGCGCCGGTTTCCTCTCCACATTGCTCCAGTCCCTGTGGAATTCGGGGAAATCTCTCATTGATATTGCGGGTCTTTTCATAGTTACGCCGGTGGTTGCATTCTACATGCTGCTCGACTGGGATCGCATGGTTGACCGCATCGATTCATGGGTTCCGCGTCGGCAACTTTACACCGTCCGCGGCATTGCGCGCGACATGGATGCAGCAGTGGCTGGCTTTGTGCGCGGGCAGGGCACGTTGTGCCTCATTCTCGGCACCTATTATGCTATCGGCCTGACCCTGACGGGGCTTAATTTCGGCCTGCTTATTGGCTTTTTCGCAGGCCTTATCAGCTTCATTCCTTATATCGGGTCCTTCGTCGGTCTGACACTCGCAATCGGTGTTGCGCTCGTTCAGTTCTGGCCTGATTGGGTCATGATCGTGGCTGTTGCCGCGGTGTTTTTCCTGGGCCAGTTTGTCGAGGGAAATATCCTCCAGCCGAAGCTCGTCGGCTCGTCTGTAGGCCTTCATCCTGTCTGGCTGATGTTTGCTCTGTTCGCTTTCGGTTCTCTGTTTGGCTTCACTGGGATGCTGGTCGCAGTGCCAGCTGCTGCGGCTGTCGGGGTGCTTGTGCGGTTTGCACTGAATCGCTATCTCCATTCTCCGATGTACGACCCGGTCTATAAGCGCCCTCATTCCGATGCAGGGCCGCTGATCGAGGCTGGCGAGAATACAGGCAAAGAGAAATGA
- the hdaA gene encoding DnaA regulatory inactivator HdaA codes for MEAAMSDAPRQIPLALEHQPGYHREDIILTGSNRAAVDLIDRWPNWVAPVVILAGPTGAGKTHLAEVWRAATGALLADPKSISESVVHGAAEYPVLIDNIGGARFDETGLFHLINSVRQNAALGPGPSLLMTSRLLPANWKVKLPDLASRLKAATVVEIAEPDDMLLGGVIHKLFADRQISVEPHVVSYLVSRIERSLLSAIQIVDRLDRAALEQKTRITRTLAAQVLSEAGHGEG; via the coding sequence CTGGAGGCAGCGATGAGTGACGCGCCGCGTCAGATTCCGCTCGCTCTTGAGCATCAGCCCGGTTATCACCGCGAAGACATTATCCTCACGGGGTCAAACCGTGCGGCTGTGGATTTGATTGATCGCTGGCCGAACTGGGTTGCCCCGGTTGTGATCCTTGCCGGACCAACGGGTGCGGGTAAAACACATCTCGCAGAAGTCTGGCGCGCAGCAACAGGCGCGTTGTTGGCTGACCCTAAATCTATCAGCGAGAGTGTGGTGCATGGTGCCGCCGAATATCCTGTGCTGATTGATAATATCGGTGGTGCGCGTTTTGACGAAACGGGCCTGTTTCATCTCATCAACAGTGTTCGTCAGAATGCCGCTCTTGGGCCCGGACCTTCGCTTCTGATGACCTCGCGTCTCTTGCCTGCAAACTGGAAGGTCAAGCTCCCTGATCTGGCATCGCGCCTTAAGGCGGCAACAGTTGTCGAGATTGCGGAACCCGACGACATGCTGCTCGGTGGTGTCATTCACAAGCTTTTCGCCGACCGACAGATCAGCGTTGAGCCACATGTGGTCAGCTATTTGGTGAGTCGGATCGAACGCTCACTTTTGTCTGCAATCCAGATTGTGGATCGCCTTGACCGCGCGGCTCTTGAACAGAAGACTCGTATAACCCGCACGCTTGCGGCACAGGTCTTGTCAGAAGCCGGCCACGGTGAGGGATGA
- a CDS encoding NAD-dependent epimerase/dehydratase family protein — protein MKIAVTGASGFIGSAVLRELVGNGHETLALSRNALLAPHFDGVDAVIHCAALAHRTGAERPQADEFDTVNHRLTVELAEQARQAGVRRFIFVSTIYTIAGNPSPLMPDMPFSPRDDYGHAKATAEAALLAMRGIEVVIARPVLVYGPDARANLRALMKLCDTGLPLPFGLADNRRSFVSLENVARALVFLVNAKKDQVSGQIFHLAEPEPRSTRELVSKARKAMGRPSRLLPVPAFLMKVLLTLVGRQTLYEQLFGDMVADTSSLLAIGFDYLPGDPQIAAMATAAQKI, from the coding sequence ATGAAGATAGCCGTCACCGGAGCCAGCGGATTTATCGGAAGCGCTGTTCTGCGCGAGCTGGTCGGCAATGGACACGAAACCCTCGCTCTTTCACGCAATGCGCTTTTGGCGCCACACTTTGATGGCGTTGATGCGGTCATTCATTGCGCTGCACTTGCGCATCGCACAGGCGCTGAACGACCACAGGCGGATGAGTTTGACACTGTCAATCATCGCCTGACAGTCGAGCTTGCGGAACAAGCCAGACAGGCCGGTGTACGCCGTTTTATCTTTGTCTCAACAATCTACACGATTGCAGGCAATCCATCGCCGTTAATGCCGGATATGCCGTTTTCACCGCGTGATGATTACGGCCATGCCAAAGCAACGGCCGAAGCAGCATTGCTTGCGATGCGTGGCATTGAGGTGGTTATTGCGCGTCCGGTACTCGTTTATGGCCCAGATGCACGGGCCAATCTGCGCGCTTTAATGAAGCTTTGCGACACAGGACTACCGCTTCCCTTTGGTTTGGCCGACAACCGGCGCAGTTTTGTCTCGCTGGAAAATGTGGCGCGTGCATTGGTGTTTCTCGTCAATGCAAAAAAAGATCAGGTTTCAGGCCAAATTTTCCATCTTGCCGAGCCAGAACCCCGCTCAACCCGCGAACTTGTCTCAAAAGCCCGCAAAGCAATGGGCCGTCCGTCACGGTTGCTGCCGGTGCCAGCCTTTCTTATGAAGGTTTTGCTGACGCTTGTGGGCAGACAGACGCTTTATGAGCAGCTGTTCGGCGACATGGTCGCCGATACCTCGTCGCTGCTCGCAATTGGCTTTGACTATCTGCCGGGTGATCCGCAAATCGCAGCCATGGCAACAGCCGCACAGAAAATCTAG
- a CDS encoding SDR family oxidoreductase, with the protein MSAQKVAIITAGGSGMGAASACKLAQDGFAVAILSSSGKGEALAKELGGIGVTGSNQSADDLKKLVDLTIEKWGRIDTLVNSAGHGPRAPILDITDEDWHKGLDTYFLNVVRPSRLVVPIMQQQKSGTIINISTAWAFEPSAMFPTSAVFRAGLASFTKVFADTYAADNIRMNNVLPGWIDSLPATEERRDSVPMQRYGKSEEIAATVSFLASEGAAYITGQNLRVDGGLTRSV; encoded by the coding sequence ATGTCGGCACAGAAAGTTGCAATCATCACAGCAGGCGGCAGTGGCATGGGGGCTGCATCCGCTTGCAAGCTCGCACAGGATGGCTTTGCCGTCGCAATTCTCTCATCATCAGGCAAAGGTGAAGCACTGGCCAAGGAATTGGGCGGCATCGGCGTGACCGGTTCAAACCAGTCAGCTGACGACCTCAAGAAGCTTGTCGATCTCACGATCGAAAAATGGGGCCGTATCGACACGCTGGTTAACAGTGCCGGCCATGGCCCTCGCGCACCGATTCTCGATATTACAGATGAGGACTGGCACAAGGGGCTCGACACCTATTTCCTGAACGTCGTTCGTCCGAGCCGTCTTGTTGTCCCTATCATGCAACAGCAAAAATCCGGCACGATCATCAATATCTCGACTGCATGGGCTTTTGAGCCAAGCGCGATGTTCCCGACTTCAGCAGTTTTCCGTGCTGGTTTGGCCTCGTTTACAAAAGTCTTCGCCGACACCTATGCGGCAGACAATATCCGTATGAACAATGTTTTGCCGGGCTGGATCGACAGTCTGCCAGCAACAGAAGAACGCCGGGATAGCGTGCCTATGCAGCGCTATGGCAAAAGCGAAGAAATCGCTGCGACGGTTTCATTCCTTGCCTCCGAAGGTGCTGCCTACATCACGGGCCAGAACCTGCGCGTGGATGGCGGCCTCACCCGCTCGGTCTGA
- a CDS encoding ETC complex I subunit has protein sequence MVARIYRPAKTAMQSGKAKTENWLLEYEPESARKVEPLMGYTSSGDMKSQIRLSFDSREDAIEYATRNGIAYRVIEPHEAKRRKVSYSDNFSFYRVQPWTH, from the coding sequence ATGGTTGCACGTATTTACCGTCCAGCTAAGACCGCAATGCAGTCTGGTAAAGCCAAAACAGAAAACTGGCTTCTGGAATATGAGCCGGAAAGCGCTCGCAAGGTTGAGCCTTTGATGGGCTACACATCGTCTGGCGACATGAAGAGCCAGATTCGCCTGTCATTTGACAGCCGCGAAGATGCGATCGAATATGCGACCCGTAATGGCATTGCATATCGCGTGATCGAGCCGCACGAAGCAAAGCGCCGCAAGGTTTCTTATTCGGATAATTTCAGCTTCTACCGCGTTCAGCCTTGGACGCATTAA
- a CDS encoding SH3 domain-containing protein: protein MRLSFKAAIVALGVFSAGAAQAANAIVTTNLNVRTGPGTGYAALGSIPSRAPVNVRGCTSGYGWCQISYGGLSGWASSRYLAMREGSSGGYSDDFGRNAALIGIPLIAGVAIGAALNDRNDRWDRDYYRGRGWDRGRWHRDRNWDRGRGWDRGGRHWDGPRDRGPRFVPRSRSGDGPHGQ, encoded by the coding sequence ATGAGACTTTCTTTCAAAGCAGCAATAGTTGCATTAGGCGTCTTTTCTGCGGGTGCAGCACAGGCTGCTAATGCAATCGTGACAACCAACCTTAATGTCCGCACAGGTCCGGGCACAGGCTATGCTGCACTTGGTAGCATCCCAAGCCGTGCGCCCGTCAACGTGCGAGGCTGCACGTCGGGTTATGGTTGGTGCCAGATCAGCTATGGCGGCTTGTCGGGCTGGGCCTCATCTCGCTATCTCGCAATGCGTGAAGGATCGAGCGGCGGCTATTCAGACGACTTTGGCCGAAACGCAGCACTGATTGGTATTCCACTGATTGCGGGCGTAGCCATTGGCGCCGCGCTCAATGATCGTAATGATCGGTGGGATCGTGACTATTATCGCGGTCGCGGATGGGATCGTGGACGTTGGCACCGTGATCGCAATTGGGACCGTGGACGCGGATGGGATCGGGGCGGTCGACATTGGGATGGTCCGCGTGATCGTGGTCCGAGATTCGTCCCGCGTTCCCGTAGCGGTGACGGACCACACGGCCAGTAA
- a CDS encoding RcnB family protein, whose translation MMKPIVLALTAFSFLAAPVAMAQHQPSSQSKSQKVQQHKSGPKQEVRKQQSWKKGNRLPANYRGNQVKNYSQYKLSKPPRGYHWVKVNNDYLLISVASGIISNIVSGR comes from the coding sequence ATGATGAAGCCGATTGTTCTCGCGCTAACCGCATTCTCGTTTCTTGCTGCACCTGTCGCGATGGCGCAACACCAGCCTTCGTCTCAAAGCAAATCACAGAAGGTTCAACAGCATAAAAGTGGTCCGAAACAGGAAGTTCGCAAGCAACAAAGCTGGAAGAAGGGCAATCGCTTGCCTGCAAACTATCGTGGTAATCAGGTGAAGAATTACTCGCAATATAAGTTGAGCAAGCCACCGCGTGGGTATCACTGGGTGAAGGTTAATAATGATTATCTTCTGATAAGTGTAGCATCAGGTATTATATCTAATATTGTTTCTGGCCGATGA
- a CDS encoding transporter substrate-binding domain-containing protein, whose amino-acid sequence MTKKPAIFFAQSLVALFFLTLSVFPTAAQDAPLRQVKVGVYVSEPFVSKQGDTFTGMAVDLWSSVSTRLGLASQFIEYPNYNALVKAVSESEVDAAVTNITITEKRAEVVDFTHPWFDAGLRIMVHTQAGNGWEDLIGDLENAGHLATYAWIGIVILIATILLTLFDRRFDQNFPRRWLEGLAESFYHVVSLATSGKSSRKNLFGWAGRIWQAFWLVFGIAVVAYVTSSVTSVMTVAHISNNINNLADLQNKTVGVRAGSIAEQMMAARSISTVTFDHLPEAVTALTNDEISAIVGDSPVLEYYAHKHPDEPVEMVGNIFSPDKYGFAFPRHSDLVKSASIAIISLQENEELAAIKNKYFGRDE is encoded by the coding sequence TTGACTAAAAAACCGGCTATTTTCTTCGCACAGAGTCTAGTAGCACTCTTCTTTCTGACACTCTCTGTGTTCCCCACTGCGGCGCAGGACGCACCTTTACGTCAGGTGAAAGTCGGCGTTTACGTCAGCGAGCCTTTTGTCAGCAAACAGGGCGATACATTCACCGGAATGGCGGTCGACCTCTGGAGCAGTGTAAGCACGCGTCTGGGGTTAGCATCTCAGTTCATCGAATATCCGAACTATAATGCATTGGTGAAGGCTGTCTCGGAGAGCGAAGTTGATGCAGCTGTTACAAACATCACCATCACCGAAAAGCGCGCTGAAGTCGTCGATTTTACCCATCCATGGTTTGATGCAGGCCTGCGGATCATGGTGCATACGCAAGCCGGCAATGGCTGGGAGGATCTGATCGGCGATCTGGAAAATGCCGGCCACCTCGCAACCTATGCTTGGATCGGCATTGTCATTCTGATTGCCACTATTCTGCTAACGCTCTTTGACCGCCGGTTCGACCAAAACTTCCCACGCCGCTGGCTGGAAGGCTTGGCAGAAAGCTTCTATCACGTTGTTTCACTTGCCACTTCAGGCAAAAGCTCTCGTAAGAATCTCTTTGGATGGGCGGGTCGTATTTGGCAGGCGTTCTGGCTTGTATTCGGCATTGCCGTGGTGGCTTATGTAACGTCCTCCGTTACCAGCGTTATGACCGTTGCGCATATCTCCAACAACATCAACAACCTAGCTGATCTACAAAACAAGACTGTGGGTGTGCGTGCGGGCAGTATTGCGGAACAGATGATGGCCGCTCGCTCAATCTCGACAGTGACCTTCGACCACCTACCCGAAGCGGTGACCGCACTGACAAACGATGAAATTTCGGCAATTGTCGGCGACAGCCCGGTGCTAGAATACTATGCACACAAGCATCCAGACGAGCCGGTTGAAATGGTCGGGAATATCTTTAGTCCAGACAAATATGGCTTCGCCTTCCCGCGCCATAGCGACCTTGTAAAGTCCGCTTCCATTGCAATTATCAGCCTTCAGGAAAATGAAGAACTTGCTGCCATCAAGAACAAATACTTTGGTCGTGATGAATAG
- a CDS encoding cystathionine beta-lyase yields MTNKQDKTEKLGINTRLTRDGYEPRDYHGFVNPPVVRASTVLFPDAQTMATGNQKYTYGTRGTPTSEALCKAIDALEGSAGTVCVPSGLAAVTIPLLAFLSPGDHVLFVDSIYNPTRHFADTILKRMGIEVEYYDPEIGSGIAKLLRPNTKVVFTESPASNTFEIQDIPAIVDAAHKAGAIVMMDNTWATPLYFKPLDFGVDISIHASTKYPSGHADILFGTISANEKCWPQLLETHGTLGLCAAPDDAYQILRGLRTMGVRLEHHRKSALEVAHWLESHPAVDRVLHPALESHPGHELWKRDFKGSSGVFAFVLKSGGRQEAHAFLNALDIFGLGYSWGGYESLANEVGLKDRTVAKGDYPGPVVRLQIGLEDVPDLIADLENGFAAI; encoded by the coding sequence GTGACTAACAAGCAGGACAAGACAGAAAAGCTGGGCATAAACACGCGCTTGACCCGTGATGGGTACGAGCCTCGCGACTATCACGGGTTCGTTAATCCACCCGTCGTGCGCGCTTCCACGGTCCTGTTTCCTGATGCGCAAACCATGGCGACAGGCAATCAAAAATACACTTATGGCACCCGAGGAACGCCAACTAGTGAAGCATTGTGCAAGGCAATCGACGCGCTGGAAGGGTCTGCTGGGACTGTCTGCGTCCCGTCAGGACTGGCCGCTGTCACAATTCCCTTGCTGGCCTTCCTGTCGCCCGGCGACCACGTTCTGTTTGTCGACTCGATCTACAATCCGACCCGCCACTTCGCTGATACGATCTTGAAGCGTATGGGCATTGAGGTTGAATATTACGATCCGGAGATCGGCTCAGGCATTGCCAAGCTTTTGCGCCCCAACACCAAAGTGGTGTTCACGGAATCGCCTGCCTCCAACACGTTCGAAATACAGGACATTCCGGCTATCGTTGACGCGGCTCACAAGGCTGGCGCTATTGTCATGATGGACAATACATGGGCAACACCGCTCTATTTCAAACCGCTGGATTTTGGCGTCGATATCAGTATCCACGCATCCACAAAGTATCCGTCGGGCCATGCCGACATTTTGTTCGGAACTATTTCGGCCAACGAAAAATGCTGGCCGCAGTTGCTAGAAACCCATGGTACGCTTGGTCTGTGTGCGGCGCCTGATGACGCCTATCAGATTCTGCGCGGCTTGCGCACGATGGGCGTTCGTCTCGAACATCATCGCAAAAGCGCGCTAGAGGTTGCGCATTGGCTGGAAAGCCACCCAGCTGTCGATCGTGTGCTGCACCCAGCGCTTGAAAGCCATCCCGGCCATGAACTTTGGAAGCGCGATTTCAAAGGGTCGTCGGGTGTGTTTGCCTTCGTGCTCAAGAGCGGTGGACGCCAAGAGGCCCACGCATTCCTGAATGCGCTCGATATTTTTGGGCTGGGCTATTCGTGGGGCGGATATGAAAGCCTTGCAAATGAAGTCGGTCTGAAAGATCGCACAGTCGCCAAGGGCGATTACCCAGGTCCAGTCGTTCGCCTGCAAATAGGCCTAGAAGATGTTCCTGACCTGATCGCAGATCTTGAAAACGGCTTTGCCGCAATCTGA
- the lpxE gene encoding lipid A 1-phosphatase LpxE, producing the protein MPDLNKRKASSIIFYPVRAASELIRALLRPAYPGAPSSWTMEMTALVVLLPFVLLVLHIWDAQIVRAAMNSDFILMEVLRTTTDLIRTIVWLGIGMIVWMVTALLLSPSIRLNAQQILVRFHSWATLVLASIVVGSFPTEIGKLVIGRARPLLLGELGSAYFSPFRGEHSYESFPSGHSMMAGIMLVSLWIFLPRWRFLTVPVCILFVISRLAAGAHYPTDVVAGLVIGFIATWWAARFMATRNIIFSLDEDQIMPRI; encoded by the coding sequence ATGCCCGATCTGAATAAGCGTAAAGCCTCAAGCATTATCTTTTATCCGGTTCGCGCAGCATCGGAGCTGATAAGAGCGCTTTTGAGGCCAGCTTATCCGGGTGCGCCGTCGAGTTGGACAATGGAGATGACGGCACTCGTTGTGCTTCTGCCTTTCGTGTTGCTGGTTTTGCATATTTGGGACGCGCAGATTGTCCGGGCTGCAATGAACAGCGATTTCATCCTCATGGAAGTGCTTCGGACGACTACCGACCTGATTCGTACGATTGTCTGGCTGGGCATAGGTATGATCGTTTGGATGGTTACAGCACTCCTGCTTTCACCTTCCATACGTCTTAACGCGCAGCAGATACTCGTTCGCTTTCACAGCTGGGCAACGCTTGTGCTTGCTTCGATTGTAGTGGGCAGTTTTCCAACTGAGATTGGGAAGCTTGTTATAGGGCGTGCACGCCCGCTTTTGCTTGGTGAACTGGGGTCTGCGTATTTCTCACCGTTTCGCGGTGAACACTCCTACGAAAGCTTCCCGTCAGGACATTCCATGATGGCCGGTATCATGCTGGTATCACTATGGATTTTCTTGCCGCGCTGGCGATTTCTGACCGTGCCGGTCTGCATACTTTTTGTAATCAGCAGGCTTGCCGCCGGTGCTCATTACCCGACTGATGTCGTGGCTGGGCTGGTAATTGGCTTTATCGCGACGTGGTGGGCTGCTCGCTTTATGGCGACGCGAAATATTATTTTTTCTCTTGATGAAGATCAGATCATGCCACGTATATAA
- a CDS encoding amino acid ABC transporter substrate-binding protein → MKKTVLTGVLGAAALFGAASGASADTLSDVKAKGFLQCGVNTGLLGFASPDDKGEWSGFDVDYCRAVAAAIFGDPTKVKFTPLNAKERFTALQSGEVDVLIRNTTWTISRDTSLGLDFPGVNYYDGQGFMINSKKLSGINSALQLSGASICVQAGTTTELNMADYFRANKMDYNPVVFEKLEEANAAYDSGRCDAYTTDQSGLYSTRLTLANPDDHVVLPEIISKEPLGPAVRQGDSKWADVIRWTHYALLNAEEFGITKANVEEMKNSDNPEIKRLLGSEADTKIGTDLGLTNDWVVNIIKGVGNYGELFERNLGAGSPLKIARGLNAQWTKGGVQYGMPIR, encoded by the coding sequence ATGAAAAAAACTGTTTTGACAGGGGTATTGGGTGCAGCGGCGTTGTTTGGCGCGGCTTCGGGAGCATCGGCAGATACGCTTTCTGATGTGAAGGCGAAAGGATTCCTGCAGTGTGGCGTCAATACAGGTTTGCTCGGTTTCGCATCGCCAGATGACAAGGGCGAATGGTCGGGCTTTGACGTTGATTATTGCCGTGCGGTTGCCGCAGCCATTTTTGGCGATCCAACCAAAGTTAAGTTTACACCACTGAACGCGAAAGAGCGATTTACCGCACTGCAGTCCGGTGAAGTGGACGTTTTGATCCGTAACACCACTTGGACCATCAGCCGCGACACATCGCTTGGTCTCGATTTCCCGGGCGTCAATTATTATGACGGCCAGGGCTTCATGATCAATTCCAAGAAACTTTCAGGCATCAATTCCGCGCTTCAGCTTTCCGGTGCATCCATCTGCGTTCAGGCTGGTACGACCACTGAATTGAACATGGCCGACTATTTCCGCGCCAATAAGATGGATTACAATCCGGTCGTCTTTGAGAAGCTCGAAGAAGCCAACGCAGCATACGATTCTGGTCGTTGCGATGCTTACACAACTGACCAGTCCGGCCTTTATTCGACCCGCCTGACACTGGCCAATCCAGACGATCATGTCGTTTTGCCAGAAATCATTTCCAAGGAGCCGCTTGGACCGGCTGTTCGTCAGGGGGATTCAAAGTGGGCCGACGTTATCCGCTGGACCCACTATGCGTTGCTCAATGCTGAAGAGTTCGGCATCACCAAGGCAAATGTCGAAGAGATGAAAAACTCCGACAATCCGGAAATCAAGCGCTTGCTTGGCTCTGAAGCTGACACAAAGATCGGAACGGATCTCGGTCTCACCAATGATTGGGTCGTGAACATCATCAAGGGTGTTGGCAATTACGGTGAATTGTTCGAGCGCAATCTCGGTGCCGGTAGCCCGCTCAAGATTGCTCGCGGTCTGAACGCACAGTGGACCAAGGGTGGCGTGCAATACGGTATGCCTATCCGCTAA